Within the Candidatus Ruthia endofausta genome, the region TCACGGGCAACAATCATTTTAAAACGTGGATTTGGGCGAATGTGTCTGCCAACTTTGAGCATCATTAAATCATCCAGTTGATAATCACGATTGCCACGCGATTGCCACATATCGACCAGTTTATCTGAGTATTGTTTATCGGTTAGAAAACAACAACCGCCTGCTGGGGTGGCGTAATCATCAAAGCCATATTCTTTTGCTAAAGCCATTTGTGGCTTACGTGTACGCCCTGAAAAATCCAGTAATTTTTCTCTGTCCACCCAGCCTTCAAGTTCTGCTTTGGTGGCTGGTAAATGTTTTGCGCATAAGGGTCTTAGGAGTAAATCATTTGCATTTGATTCTGCTTGGACAATGGGCATGGTCTCGCGGCGCTGTGACATGGGACGTTGACCCATAACTTCACCTGTAATAATAAAGTCAAATTCATGCTCAATCATCCACTCTTTGGCTTTTTTGACCATAAAGCCCTTGCAATCTAGACATGGATTCATGTTTTTGCCATAACCATGCTTAGGGTTTAAAAGGACATCACGATATTCTTCAATCACATCAATAATATGTAATTTAATACCCAACTGCTCTACTACCCATAAAGCATTGTTACGTTTTGGTTTGTCTTTTTTTTGCTTACGAATAGCATGCGTATGTCCCTCCACACAAAAGCCAGTAAAAAAATTAATGCCTTCTACATGAATGCCTTGATCCAGCATTAGTTTAGTACTTAATAGCGAGTCTAGCCCACCTGAGATTAACGATACAGCTTTAATTTGTTTGTTTGTCATGCTTGTTTTCTAATGTCATCTACACGACAGACACTAGTCACCCTTTTGTTTAACATTTAGTGTTGAAAAATAATAACCATACTTGTCTAAAATCATTTCTACTTGGTCTTGCAAAATACCAGATAGTACAATTTTTCCACCTGATTTAATTTGCTTGGAAAAAATGTTCACATAAACCAACTAAGGAATTAGCCAAGATATTGGCAATCAATAAATCAACTTGATTTAACTCACCTTCTTCGTCACTGTGTAATACAATTATTTTAGAGTCAACATAGTTGGTTTGAATCTTGTTCGTAGTAGCAAGCACTGTTCGTGGGTCATTATCAATGGCGATGATTTCTTTTGCACCTAACTTTGCTGCAGCAATTGCCAAAACACCAGTACCCGTACTATAATCAATCACAGTTAAATCTTTTGGTGGGTTTTGATCCAAAATATTGCAAGCATAAATCTGTCGTTTTGTGCGTGCCAAATGCCAAGCCAGAGTCCATGTCAATAATAACACCCTCTTTTGGCAAAATGGACGCATCTTCCCAAGAAGGACAAATCCAAATATTTTTTCCAAATTGTATTTTGTGAAAATCTTTTTTTGTATTCATCTTCCCAGATGCGATTTTTTAACAATTCAAAAGAGGTTTGCCTAATATTACAGATTTGCTTTAGCATCATCTGTACATGCGTTTGCTCCACATCTACATTAAACAAAGCGTTGACCATCGTATCTTGCCATATAAGAGGTTTTACTCACAGGTGGTTCAAAAATAGCATCATCAAATGAGTCGCTAAAAATAATAGACAAAGCATCCAAGCCCATCAGCACCTCAGAGATGAAATCTGCTTGGTCTTTGTTTGTTTTAATAGTGAATTGCATCCAGTCCATAGCGGATAAATTATACCCTACAGAATATGCTAATGCCTCGTCACACAACCTCTTTACAGCCTTGATGAATATTTTTATAAAAACCAAGTAAAAAATTAAGGTATTAAGTATAATATTCATTATTTAACAAAATAACAAGGTAATAAAATGGGACTAGAAAGAACAGGCAATGGCTACTTAGTTGATCCAACAATTTGGACGCAAGACATTATGCATGAAATGGCCAAAGAAGATGACATTGAATTAACTGAAAGTATGGTTAATCAAATTCTTATGGCTAAAGAATATTTTGAAGAAAATTCATCAGTGCCGCCCATTAGAACTTTTGCCAAAGTTGTCGGCATTGATAAAAAAATCCTATTTAAAGAATGGCTAACTGGTCCGATGAAACCTATTACCAAATACGGTGGTATGCCTCAACCAACAGGTTGTGTTTAATCTCTAACTTAAATTAATGATTTAACTGAGGCAAGCGCTTTGGTTAAATGCTCAGGCTGAGTGCCACCGCCTTGTGCCATATCTGGGCGACCACCACCTTTTCCACCAATTTGCTCTGCAACATGGTTAAGAATTTTTCCAGCTTGATACTGCTTAGTTAAATCTTTTGTTACGCCTACAACTAAGGATACTTTATCATTATTTACTACTGCTAATACGATAACAACCGAGCCTAACTTGTCTTTGAGTTTATCAGCAATATCACGCAAATCTTTGCCACTCGCCCCTTCTACGACAGTTGATAATAATTTAATACCCTTTACCTCTTGAACCTGCCCAACCAAATCATCGCCTTGGTTGCTGGCTAATTGTTTTTGGAAAATGGCAATTTGTTTTTCTAATTCTTTTTGCTGTTTAATCAATTGTGTGACTTTTTCTACCACTTGTACGTTGCTTGACTTGGTTATTTGTGCAATTTCATTCAAGCTATTTTGTGTTTGATTATCAAATTGATATGCATCATAGCCTGTTAACGCTTCAATACGACGTACACCAGCAGAAACACCGCCTTCTGAGGTAATTCTAAAAAGTCCGATATCACCAAGTTGGCGCACGTGGGTGCCACCGCACAATTCTACTGAAAAATCATCTTTACCCATGGTTAAAACACGCACAATATTGCCGTATTTTTCACCAAATAGTGCCATTGCACCTTTCTTTTTTGCATTTTCAATATTGGTAATATCGGTGTGTACTTTTGTATTTCCTAAAATTTTACGATTAACCATGCTTTCAATTTTTTCTAAATCTGACTTAGTAATCACCTCATCATGCGAGAAGTCAAAACGCAGTTTTTCACTATCAACCAAAGAGCCTTTTTGCGTTACTGTCTCACCCAGTACAATGCGAAGTGCGGCGTGTAATAAATGCGTTGCTGAGTGGTTCCTAGTAATGCATTTGCGAGATTTTTTATCAACATTGGCTTGTACCGCATCACCCACTTTTAAAACACCCTTATTTAGAACGCCGTGATGCTCAAATGCACCTGATTTTTGCTTATTCGTATGACCCACTCTAAACTCAACTTTCGCATTAGATAACACGCCACTATCGCCAATTTGGCCGCCTGACTCAGCATAAAAACTTGACTGAGTTAAAACGACAACACCATGCCCACCTGCTTCAATTTTTTCAACCAGTTTTCCATCTTTAACAAATGCCTGAATTGAAGAAACATTCTCTAACTGTTCATAACCTAGAAACTCAGTTGCCTCACTAATATCAACCCCTTTTTTCGATATTTTAAAATCACCTGTTTGTCGGGCACGGTCTCTTTGTTTGGTCATTTCAATCTCAAAACCTAACATGTCAATGGTTAAATTACGCTCACGAGCAATGTCTGCTGTTAAGTCCACTGGAAAACCATAAGTGTCGTAAAGTTTAAAGACTGTTTTGCCATCAATTTCACTACCTTTAAGACTGATAATTGCCTCTTCTAAGAGGCTCATACCTTGGTCTAGCGTTTGTACAAAGCGTTGTTCTTCGTGCTTTAGTATCTTTTCAACTTTGGGCAAAGCTTGTTTTAATTCTGGGTAAGTGCCTTTAAATTCCACTGCCAGTACTGGCGCTAAACGGTAGAAAAATACTTTATCAATACCCATCTTATGTCCATGACGAATACCGCGACGAATAATACGACGAAGCACATAACCCCTACCTTCATTTGAAGGAATAACACTATCAAGGATCATAAAAGCAGCAGAACGGATATGATCAGCAATCACACGCACCGAGGCATTGTCATTTTTAATATTATTGGATTTAGGTATTAAATCCACAACAGCTTTGATCAGGCTTTGAAAGCCATCTGTATCGTAATTATTATTCTTGTGTTGTAACACAGCTGTTAAACGCTCCAAACCCATACCCGTATCTACACAAGGTGCGACCAATGGTTTTAAATAACCGTCTTCTTGTTTGTCAAATTGTGTAAATACCAAGTTCCAAATTTCAATATATCGATCGCCATCTTCATCAGCGTGCCCTGGCGGGCCACCAGCAATATGCTCACCATGGTCGTAAAAAATCTCACTTGATGGGCCGCATGGACCTGTATCACCCATTTGCCAAAAATTATCTTTAGCACCACAACGAGAAATGCGATTTTTAGGAAAGCCGATTTCATTTATCCAAATATTTTCTGCCTCATCATCCTCTTCAAACACACTCACCCAAAGCTTTTCTTTGGGCAGGTTTAACTCTTTTGTAAGAAATTCCCAAGCATAATGAATGGCTTCACGCTTAAAGTAATCGCCAAAACTAAAATTACCCAGCATTTCAAAAAAAGTATGGTGGTGCGCTGTGTAACCAACATTTTCAAGGTCATTGTGCTTACCACCAGCACGCACGCAACGCTGAACAGATACAGCACGTTTGTATGGGCGTTTTCCTGCACCACTAAAGACATCCTTAAATGGTACCATGCCAGAATTAACAAACAATAAAGTCTTGTCATTGTGAGGGATAAGTGATGCACTAGGTTCAATCGTATGATCTTTGGACTCAAAATAATCTAAGAATTTTTGTCTAATTTGCGCGGTTTTCATTTTGCCAAAAGTGCTTGATAAAAAAGTGCGCATTATACGCCGTAAAAGCCTATACAATGAGGGAAGTGTCTCCTGCACCTTGGCGAATAATATCAGCACCACCTGAAGATAAATCAATCACAGTAGTTGGCTCTGGTGGACAATAGCCCCCATCAATAATCACATCTACATGCTTTTCTAATGCACCGCGCACATCATCAATATCAAAAAATTCGCAATTTTTGATAATTAATGACACACTCATCATTGGCTCATTTAATGTATCTAATAAAGCCTGCACCACGCCATGATTAGATACTCTAAGACCAATGGTTTTTTTCTTAGCATGTAACAAGCGATTAGGTACGTCACGTGCACCTTGTAAGATAAATGTGTATGCACCAGGTAGGATTTTCTTGAGCAATCTAAAAGAAGTATTATCTAGCTTGGCATATTCACCGATATGCGCTAAATCACGCATCATCAAGGTAAAGTGATGTTGTTTTGAAAGATTGCGAATGCGCCTAATACGCTCTAATCCATTCTTATTACCCAGTGTTGTTCCTAACGCATAGCCAGAATCTGTTGGATAGGCAATCACTGTACCACGATGTAACTCATCAATCACCTCTTCAACCAAGCGTGGTTGCGGGTTTTTTGAATGAATTTCTAATAATTTTGCCATGTCCAATTTCTCCATACTGCTTGCTCAAAATTGGGTAAATCTTGCAAACAACCCATTCGCACTCTTTGATTTAGCCAGCCATGATAATCAGAACCAGTTGATGCTAACAAGCCTAGTTCATTCGCCCATTGACTAGCAAGTATGATTTCATCAGCGCTACTTGTAGCTGTTACCACTTCAATCCCATCACAACCATTAATAGCCAAATCATTCATCATGCGTTTAATTTTAGTATGTGTCATTCTATAACGGAAAGGATGTGCTAGCACCGCCACACCACCTGCGCCACGTATCCATCCAATCACCTCATCAAATTGCGCCCACTTAACACCCACACCACCTGGCTTTTTGCCTACTAAAAAACGTCTGAATACTGATTTCATGTCCTTACAAATGCCTTCTTGGATCAGCATTTGGGCAAAATGTGTGCAAGTAATCATATTTGTTTTAGCAAGCGCTTTGGTTTTTTCCATGGCGCCAATAATGCCAGCCCCACCCAAGCTACACGCTATTTTTTCGCTGCGAATTTCTCGAAGCTGCTGGTGCTTTTTAAGTCCAACCTGTAATATTTTGTTATTTGGATTGATTTTTAGCCCAAGAACGTGGATTGTCATGTTGTTCCATATGGCTGATATTTCAGTACCAAATACAAATTGTAAATTTAATTTATTCGCCTCAAGACTAGCCTCAGCAAGTCCGTCAATCGTATCATGATCTGTTAGTGCAAATACATCACATTTTTGTTTTTTAGCCAAGCGCACCACTTCAGTAGGTGATAAAACCCCATCTGAATAATACGAGTGATTGTGTAAGTCAATAACCATAAGTTGTTTATTATAATCTATCTGTTTTGTTAGCGTAATTAGCTATAATTTCAACCATAATTATTTAATACAATCAACACTATGTGCGGAATCATTGGCGGCATCTGTAAGGGCAATATTACCCCAATCCTACTTAGTGGGTTAAAACGCTTAGAGTATCGCGGGTATGATTCAGCAGGTATTGTGGTCTTATCAAATGACAATAAACTAAGTCGCGCACGCGCAGTAGGCAAGGTGGTTAACCTTGAAACTGACATTCAAAAACAAAGTCCGAAAATACAAGGTGGTGCTGGTATTGCGCATACTCGTTGGGCAACTCATGGCGAACCATCAACGCAAAATGCGCATCCACATATTTGTTTTGACACGGTTAGTGTTGTACATAATGGCATTATCGAAAACTTTCTTAAACTCAAGCAAGAACAAAAAGCACAAGGTTATGCCTTTACTTCAGATACCGATACCGAAGTGATTGT harbors:
- a CDS encoding tRNA (5-methylaminomethyl-2-thiouridylate)-methyltransferase, producing MTNKQIKAVSLISGGLDSLLSTKLMLDQGIHVEGINFFTGFCVEGHTHAIRKQKKDKPKRNNALWVVEQLGIKLHIIDVIEEYRDVLLNPKHGYGKNMNPCLDCKGFMVKKAKEWMIEHEFDFIITGEVMGQRPMSQRRETMPIVQAESNANDLLLRPLCAKHLPATKAELEGWVDREKLLDFSGRTRKPQMALAKEYGFDDYATPAGGCCFLTDKQYSDKLVDMWQSRGNRDYQLDDLMMLKVGRHIRPNPRFKMIVAREEGEVKFLEGYRNQYANLYPTSCNGPLALIDGGPNQEDLQIAAKILARYSQGREEKLVNVEVKLNVGVAQQLSVKPFSADEIQKEWMV
- a CDS encoding 50S ribosomal protein L11 methyltransferase gives rise to the protein MNIFSKQIKSGGKIVLSGILQDQVEMILDKYGYYFSTLNVKQKGD
- a CDS encoding 50S ribosomal protein L11 methyltransferase; translated protein: MIDYSTGTGVLAIAAAKLGAKEIIAIDNDPRTVLATTNKIQTNYVDSKIIVLHSDEEGELNQVDLLIANILANSLVGLCEHFFQAN
- a CDS encoding 50S ribosomal protein L11 methyltransferase, encoding MNTKKDFHKIQFGKNIWICPSWEDASILPKEGVIIDMDSGLAFGTHKTTDLCLQYFGSKPTKRFNCD
- a CDS encoding TusE/DsrC/DsvC family sulfur relay protein; translated protein: MGLERTGNGYLVDPTIWTQDIMHEMAKEDDIELTESMVNQILMAKEYFEENSSVPPIRTFAKVVGIDKKILFKEWLTGPMKPITKYGGMPQPTGCV
- the alaS gene encoding alanine--tRNA ligase, translating into MKTAQIRQKFLDYFESKDHTIEPSASLIPHNDKTLLFVNSGMVPFKDVFSGAGKRPYKRAVSVQRCVRAGGKHNDLENVGYTAHHHTFFEMLGNFSFGDYFKREAIHYAWEFLTKELNLPKEKLWVSVFEEDDEAENIWINEIGFPKNRISRCGAKDNFWQMGDTGPCGPSSEIFYDHGEHIAGGPPGHADEDGDRYIEIWNLVFTQFDKQEDGYLKPLVAPCVDTGMGLERLTAVLQHKNNNYDTDGFQSLIKAVVDLIPKSNNIKNDNASVRVIADHIRSAAFMILDSVIPSNEGRGYVLRRIIRRGIRHGHKMGIDKVFFYRLAPVLAVEFKGTYPELKQALPKVEKILKHEEQRFVQTLDQGMSLLEEAIISLKGSEIDGKTVFKLYDTYGFPVDLTADIARERNLTIDMLGFEIEMTKQRDRARQTGDFKISKKGVDISEATEFLGYEQLENVSSIQAFVKDGKLVEKIEAGGHGVVVLTQSSFYAESGGQIGDSGVLSNAKVEFRVGHTNKQKSGAFEHHGVLNKGVLKVGDAVQANVDKKSRKCITRNHSATHLLHAALRIVLGETVTQKGSLVDSEKLRFDFSHDEVITKSDLEKIESMVNRKILGNTKVHTDITNIENAKKKGAMALFGEKYGNIVRVLTMGKDDFSVELCGGTHVRQLGDIGLFRITSEGGVSAGVRRIEALTGYDAYQFDNQTQNSLNEIAQITKSSNVQVVEKVTQLIKQQKELEKQIAIFQKQLASNQGDDLVGQVQEVKGIKLLSTVVEGASGKDLRDIADKLKDKLGSVVIVLAVVNNDKVSLVVGVTKDLTKQYQAGKILNHVAEQIGGKGGGRPDMAQGGGTQPEHLTKALASVKSLI
- a CDS encoding L-threonylcarbamoyladenylate synthase — translated: MAKLLEIHSKNPQPRLVEEVIDELHRGTVIAYPTDSGYALGTTLGNKNGLERIRRIRNLSKQHHFTLMMRDLAHIGEYAKLDNTSFRLLKKILPGAYTFILQGARDVPNRLLHAKKKTIGLRVSNHGVVQALLDTLNEPMMSVSLIIKNCEFFDIDDVRGALEKHVDVIIDGGYCPPEPTTVIDLSSGGADIIRQGAGDTSLIV
- a CDS encoding PHP domain-containing protein, which gives rise to MVIDLHNHSYYSDGVLSPTEVVRLAKKQKCDVFALTDHDTIDGLAEASLEANKLNLQFVFGTEISAIWNNMTIHVLGLKINPNNKILQVGLKKHQQLREIRSEKIACSLGGAGIIGAMEKTKALAKTNMITCTHFAQMLIQEGICKDMKSVFRRFLVGKKPGGVGVKWAQFDEVIGWIRGAGGVAVLAHPFRYRMTHTKIKRMMNDLAINGCDGIEVVTATSSADEIILASQWANELGLLASTGSDYHGWLNQRVRMGCLQDLPNFEQAVWRNWTWQNY